From Armatimonadota bacterium:
TGATATTGATGGTGTGCCTGAGGGACCCGGTAACATAATATACCGAGCCTGCGAAGAGTTTTTTAATCGGGCAGGTCTCCATGCTGGAGTCGAATGCATGCTGAGAAAGCGTATACCTATGCAGGCGGGACTCGGCGGCGGTAGCGGGAATGCGGCTGCAGCAGTCGCGGGTCTTAACCGATTATATGACTGCGGCCTTTCGGCAAAAGAGCTTGCGGATATTGCAGCGGCGGCAGGTTCGGATGCGCCGCTTTTTATATACGGTGGGACTGTGCGCATGCGCGGCAGGGGAGAGATAATTGATCCGCTGCCTGACGTGCTGCAGATGTATCTGGTTGTGATCAAACCCGATGTTGGGGTCTCAACTGCCTGGGCATATGGCGAGTTGGACAAGTCATCGTCAGGCAGGTGTGAGTCGGTGAGCCAGAGAGCCGAAGATGCGGTCCGCGACTCTGATCGAGATAGCCTGATAGCGAGTATGTGCAATGATTTCGATCCGGTAGTGTCCGCTGCCTTTGATGAGGTCAGACTGGCAAAATCCAGATTGATGGAAGCAGGCGCACAGAGAGCCATGCTCTCGGGTTCCGGCTCGGCAGTGTTTGGAGTGTTTGGAACTCACGAGATGGCGCAACAGGC
This genomic window contains:
- the ispE gene encoding 4-(cytidine 5'-diphospho)-2-C-methyl-D-erythritol kinase — protein: MNKVELVSYAKVNFTLEVSDRRPDGYHEIDSIVQTIDITDDLVMTKAEPGVITVTCDIDGVPEGPGNIIYRACEEFFNRAGLHAGVECMLRKRIPMQAGLGGGSGNAAAAVAGLNRLYDCGLSAKELADIAAAAGSDAPLFIYGGTVRMRGRGEIIDPLPDVLQMYLVVIKPDVGVSTAWAYGELDKSSSGRCESVSQRAEDAVRDSDRDSLIASMCNDFDPVVSAAFDEVRLAKSRLMEAGAQRAMLSGSGSAVFGVFGTHEMAQQATLSLMGEFAQVFLTCTVCRDKSSLIG